The bacterium sequence GCCAGTCCAATGTTTTGGCAAAGAAGCTTCTAATAAAGCTAAATCAATACTCTCAGGGAAAAGCGTTAGTTTGAAAAGCGACCCAACGCAAGGAGATCGGGACAAATACGGCAGACTATTGCGCTACGTATATTTATCCGATGGTACTAACTTTGAAAAACTTATGATTAGCCAAGGGTATGCTTATGAGTACACCTATATTATTCCGTACAAGTATCAAGCTGAATTCAAGAAAGCCCAAAAAGATGCTCAATTAAAGAAACGCGGATTGTGGAGTCCAACTATCTGTAATGGCAGTACAAATCAAGCGTCAAAGAAAGTAGCGACAACCCTCACACCAAAACCTACACAACCAAAGTCAGCTCAATCTGTCACAACTCCGGTAGTAAAGAAAAGCGTGAATAACCTCTGTCATGCCAAAGGGACGAAATACTACGATCAAACAAAAGTGTTTACCTCTTATTCTACACTTCAAGCATGTATAAAAAGTGGTGGAAAGTTACCGAAATAACTATAGCACCATAAATTTGCTTATATGGCCAATTCCAGCGTACATTTAAATAAGACTATATCATGGGGCATTGATAAAATAGAGTATTAACGATATGACAGTATGAGCAAAATAATTTCACAAAATCTAAATATCGTCACCTTTATTATTTTTGTGTTATTGGCAGGTATTTTTGTAGCTCTATTGCTCCTTGTATATTTGAACAAAAATCGGAAAGATAATTTATCCTTAAAGCTTGATGAGCTTTATGCAAAAATAAAGGAGGATATTAAATTTTCTGTTGCCCCTAAGCATATGGAGTTATCTATCGGAGTGAATGAGCTTATGGATCTTGCTGTCGAAGTATGGCGCATTGAACAAAGGGTTGCTAAATCCGCTTCGAATTTACAGGAAAACCAGTTTAAGGGGTTAGAAAATTCCGTACAAAAATTGAAAAGGTACCTTGCCAAGTATGATATTGAAATAGTCGATTATAAAAATCAAAAATATAATGATGGGCTTAATCTCGATATATTATCAGTTGAAAAAGATCCTACACTTCCAGAACCGATGGTAAAGGAGACTATTGAGCCCACCATCATGTGCAAGGGGCAAGTCGTTCGTAAAGCAAAAATAATTCTAATTAGCAACCATTAACTTTTCGGTATGGCAAATCAACAGAATATTCAGATTGGTATTGATCTTGGCACAACGAATTCATCTGTTGCCATCAACAAGAACGGCAACATCGAAATCGTGAAGAAACCAGGAGGCGTGGAGTATACACCGTCCGTTTTTGGTTTCAACAAGGCCAAGAACGGGGTGGTGGGCCAAGCAGCTTATAATAGTTTTTCTAATGACACATCGGAAGAGGTGATTAAAAACTACAAATTTGAAGTTAAGAGATTAATGGGTACTTCGGAGAAATTCCATTTCGAGAGAGCTGATGTAGAAATGGGACCAGAAGAAATTTCAGCCGAAATTCTCAAGAGTCTGAAAGAGGACATTTTAAAAAAATATCCTGATTTTAATACGATAGCCGCCGTGATCACAGTCCCGGCTGCTTTCTCTAATCTCCAAGCTGAGGCGACCAAACGAGCTGGTAATCTGGCTGGATTTAAACATGTAGTATTACTTCAAGAACCCATTGCGGCTGCTATCGCTTATGGCTCTACAAACACCAAGAATGAAAACTGGCTCATTTACGACCTTGGTGGTGGTACATTCGATGTGGCGCTGATCGCTTCAAAAGACAGGGCACTTTCAGTACTTAGTCATAACGGTGACAATTTCCTTGGCGGTAAGAATTTTGATCTAGAGATTATCGATAAGGTGATAGTGCCAAAGATTTTAGAAAAATTTTCTATTAAAAACTTTAATAGAAGCAACAAAAAATATATAGGCGTTTTCTCTAGATTAAAATTACTTGCCGAGAATGCCAAAATTGAGCTTTCCGAATATGACAAGACCTCAATCCTAATAGAGAATGTCGGAAAGGACGACGAGGATAAGGAGATTTTCGTTACCATTAACCTTACGAGAAAAGAATTTGAGACGCTTATTAAACCGATGGTTGATCGCACTATAGAACTCTCAAAGGAAACTTTGAAAGATGCCGGTATTAAAAACAGTTCTGTTGCGAAAGTAATCCTTGTTGGTGGACCAACGCAGATTCCGTATATTCGAGAAAGAATAGAGAGTGACCTTAAAATAACTGCGGATGCATCTGTTGATCCTCTTACTGTCGTTGCTAGGGGTGCTTGTGTGTTTGGGATTGGGCAAAAGATTCCAAAGGAGTTACAAGAAAATGGTGGTAAAAAACTCAAAGAAGGAACTTTGTCTATCAATTTGAATTATGAATCTATGACTTCTGATACAGAAGAGACAGTCAGTGGTGTTATAGAATATTTTAAGGATACTGAGGATGAGTACTATATACAAATTCAATCAGATAGTGGTTCTTATAATGGTTCAAAGATTAAATTAAAAGGTGGTAAATTCTTTGATACGGTTGCTGTCGAACCGAATAAACCAAATACCTATTGGTTGTACCTTTTTGATAAACAAGGAAATTCTATTCCGATTGATCCGGACTCGTTCACCATTACTCAAGGTCTATCGGTATCCGGTGCTCCACTCCCTCACTCGGTCAAAATCGTTGTTGTTCAAAAGGATTATACAAGGAATGTAGCTTTTAATACCTGCGTCCTAGTTTCTGAAAAAGGAACAATGCTCCCTATCAAAAAAGATCTCACTGATTATAAAACATCAAGAAAGTTAAAAAGGGGCGAGGAAAATGATTTAGATATTATAGTTGTTGAAGGTGAATCCGAGACGCCAGATCGTAATGGATTTTTATGCAAAGCGGGCATCAATGGCAAGGACTTGCCCCACGATCTCCCCGAGGGAACCCCAGTAGAATTAACTGTTGTGGTAAATGAATCACGAGAAGTTTTTCTTACAGCATATATTCCGCTGATTGACCTTACTGTTAATGCTCGTTCAACTTCGCATGACGAAACTATTGAGCTTAAGAATATCGAAGAAGATTTAGAAACTCAAAAAGAAAGAGCAAAAGTTGCTTCAGAAAACCTATTGCCTGAGGAAAGACAAAAAATTGATAATAACATTCAATCCGCTCAAAATAGCGTTAGGAATGCTTCCGTAGACGAGGACGAAAAAATGAAAGCAAATAAACAAATTAAAGATATTAAGATCGCGCTGGATAAAATTGAAAAAGAAAAAGAAATGCCACAACTGGTCAAGGAGTTCAAAGATGGTATCCAAGATACTCAGTCGATTATTAATGACTATGCGGACGAAAAAGACAAAGCTATAAACAACGACCAGTTAAGCAAGCTCAAGACCGAAGGAGAAAAGGCAATAACAGATAGCGATAAGTCTCTTTTGATTCGGATCATTGAACAAATCAAAGAGCTTAGTTCAAAGGCGGTATATTCTAATCCGGCTACTTGGGTTCATCAATTCAATAAAATTACTTCTGGTAAGACTAATTTTATCAATGTAAAAGAAGCGAAGTACTATATTGAAAAAGGTAAAAGAGCGATTGAGCTTGGGGATGTCGACGAGATAAAACGTTGCGTTCATAATTTA is a genomic window containing:
- a CDS encoding thermonuclease family protein, translating into MKNKYLLFSTLAFFFLVFFSTHPVFAVAKPTPLYPVVKVVDGDTIDVKIGIKVERLRLIGMDTPETVDPRKPVQCFGKEASNKAKSILSGKSVSLKSDPTQGDRDKYGRLLRYVYLSDGTNFEKLMISQGYAYEYTYIIPYKYQAEFKKAQKDAQLKKRGLWSPTICNGSTNQASKKVATTLTPKPTQPKSAQSVTTPVVKKSVNNLCHAKGTKYYDQTKVFTSYSTLQACIKSGGKLPK
- the grpE gene encoding nucleotide exchange factor GrpE, producing MSKIISQNLNIVTFIIFVLLAGIFVALLLLVYLNKNRKDNLSLKLDELYAKIKEDIKFSVAPKHMELSIGVNELMDLAVEVWRIEQRVAKSASNLQENQFKGLENSVQKLKRYLAKYDIEIVDYKNQKYNDGLNLDILSVEKDPTLPEPMVKETIEPTIMCKGQVVRKAKIILISNH
- a CDS encoding Hsp70 family protein, which codes for MANQQNIQIGIDLGTTNSSVAINKNGNIEIVKKPGGVEYTPSVFGFNKAKNGVVGQAAYNSFSNDTSEEVIKNYKFEVKRLMGTSEKFHFERADVEMGPEEISAEILKSLKEDILKKYPDFNTIAAVITVPAAFSNLQAEATKRAGNLAGFKHVVLLQEPIAAAIAYGSTNTKNENWLIYDLGGGTFDVALIASKDRALSVLSHNGDNFLGGKNFDLEIIDKVIVPKILEKFSIKNFNRSNKKYIGVFSRLKLLAENAKIELSEYDKTSILIENVGKDDEDKEIFVTINLTRKEFETLIKPMVDRTIELSKETLKDAGIKNSSVAKVILVGGPTQIPYIRERIESDLKITADASVDPLTVVARGACVFGIGQKIPKELQENGGKKLKEGTLSINLNYESMTSDTEETVSGVIEYFKDTEDEYYIQIQSDSGSYNGSKIKLKGGKFFDTVAVEPNKPNTYWLYLFDKQGNSIPIDPDSFTITQGLSVSGAPLPHSVKIVVVQKDYTRNVAFNTCVLVSEKGTMLPIKKDLTDYKTSRKLKRGEENDLDIIVVEGESETPDRNGFLCKAGINGKDLPHDLPEGTPVELTVVVNESREVFLTAYIPLIDLTVNARSTSHDETIELKNIEEDLETQKERAKVASENLLPEERQKIDNNIQSAQNSVRNASVDEDEKMKANKQIKDIKIALDKIEKEKEMPQLVKEFKDGIQDTQSIINDYADEKDKAINNDQLSKLKTEGEKAITDSDKSLLIRIIEQIKELSSKAVYSNPATWVHQFNKITSGKTNFINVKEAKYYIEKGKRAIELGDVDEIKRCVHNLLLLLPSDVQETIKDNLSGITR